In Henningerozyma blattae CBS 6284 chromosome 7, complete genome, a single genomic region encodes these proteins:
- the TBLA0G01190 gene encoding uncharacterized protein (similar to Saccharomyces cerevisiae STF2 (YGR008C) and TMA10 (YLR327C); ancestral locus Anc_4.146), which produces MTRTNKWTVHEKKANARFFTRNGNLGQDPNSIKKSGNGKGNWGKPGDEINDLMDSGELDENIHFFKKDRRNSINKNRNANEDDLRKIQNHED; this is translated from the coding sequence atgaCCAGAACTAACAAATGGACCGTTCACGAAAAAAAGGCTAACGCCAGATTCTTCACCCGTAACGGTAACTTAGGTCAAGACCCAAACTCCATTAAGAAGTCAGGTAACGGTAAAGGTAACTGGGGTAAGCCTGGTGACGAAATCAATGACTTGATGGACAGTGGCGAATTGGATGAAAATATCCATTTCTTCAAAAAGGACAGAAGAAACTCTATCAACAAAAACAGAAACGCTAACGAGGATGACTTGAGAAAGATCCAAAACCACGAAGATTAG